A DNA window from Agrobacterium vaccinii contains the following coding sequences:
- a CDS encoding glutathione synthase: MRLAFFVNSIEGEQPTFATGLMAMAALNRGHEVVYLTPGDFTLRADDTLVVHALIMPRQKYKKIETFHSVLQEKKLERQTIDIEEIDALMLRNDPSLDQTVRPWAVHSGILFGRLAEQRGVVVLNDPEGLALAQNKLYFQSFPEIVRPTTLISRNVEEIRAFADSHPKGVIVKPLQGSGGKNVFKIESSKETNLNQIFEAVSIEGYLIAQAYLPAAKGGDIRFFMMNGEPLMRDGQYAALRRVPAKGDLRSNIHASGTAETVEVTDDVIALAEMMRPKLVEDGMFLVGLDIVGDKILEVNVFSPGGLAHIRDLAKVDFTDTIIESIEKKVSMQQASAGMLSNRLLATL; encoded by the coding sequence ATGCGCCTTGCATTTTTCGTCAATTCAATCGAGGGCGAACAACCCACCTTTGCAACCGGGTTGATGGCGATGGCCGCGCTGAACCGCGGTCACGAGGTTGTCTATCTGACACCCGGTGATTTTACGTTGCGTGCAGACGATACGCTTGTCGTGCATGCGTTGATCATGCCACGCCAGAAATACAAAAAAATCGAAACATTCCACTCAGTGCTTCAGGAAAAGAAACTGGAGCGACAGACGATCGATATCGAGGAGATCGACGCTCTCATGCTGCGCAACGACCCGTCGCTGGACCAGACCGTGCGGCCTTGGGCTGTGCATTCCGGCATCCTGTTCGGGCGGTTGGCGGAGCAGCGTGGCGTGGTCGTGTTGAATGACCCGGAGGGATTGGCACTGGCGCAGAACAAGCTGTACTTCCAGAGCTTCCCGGAAATCGTGCGCCCCACGACCTTGATTTCACGCAACGTCGAAGAAATTCGTGCCTTTGCGGATTCGCACCCCAAAGGCGTCATCGTAAAGCCGTTGCAGGGTTCTGGCGGCAAGAACGTGTTTAAGATCGAGTCCAGCAAGGAAACCAATCTCAACCAGATTTTTGAGGCTGTCAGCATCGAGGGCTACCTGATCGCGCAAGCCTATCTGCCTGCGGCCAAGGGTGGCGATATAAGGTTCTTCATGATGAATGGAGAGCCGCTGATGCGTGATGGACAATATGCGGCACTGCGGCGCGTGCCCGCCAAGGGCGATCTACGCTCCAACATTCATGCCAGCGGCACGGCTGAGACCGTCGAGGTGACGGATGACGTCATAGCTCTGGCGGAAATGATGCGCCCTAAGCTGGTGGAAGATGGCATGTTCCTCGTCGGCCTGGACATCGTCGGTGACAAAATTCTCGAGGTGAACGTGTTCTCACCTGGTGGACTGGCGCATATTCGTGACCTCGCCAAAGTCGATTTTACCGACACTATTATCGAATCCATCGAAAAGAAGGTGTCGATGCAACAGGCGTCTGCGGGTATGCTGAGCAACCGGTTGCTGGCGACACTCTAA
- a CDS encoding N-formylglutamate amidohydrolase codes for MGLSGEVFEQSVRRFWSVECGLSPVVSTAIHEGHGVRDDLLPIMGLSSDERLREEDPFTADMISGLTNRIVVHRSRFELDLNRARDQAIYLTPEQAWGLKVWREKPTHGSIEQSLAFHDDYYAMLRQMLEIVEKRHGAFVVLDVHSYNHRRGGADAEPTNPHDAPDINIGTISMDRARWADVVDTVIDHFSAAKIGGRQLDVRENIAFQGKGEQTRFIHENFPQNGCALAIEFKKIFMDEWTGQPHPQIIRDISNAMTALEAKLEDLLRART; via the coding sequence ATGGGTTTGTCGGGAGAGGTTTTTGAGCAGAGTGTGAGGCGCTTCTGGTCGGTCGAATGTGGATTAAGCCCTGTGGTTAGCACGGCGATCCATGAGGGGCACGGTGTGCGCGATGACCTGCTTCCCATCATGGGTTTATCTTCCGATGAGAGACTGAGGGAAGAAGATCCCTTTACGGCTGACATGATTTCTGGGCTGACCAACCGGATTGTCGTGCATCGATCGCGGTTCGAGCTTGATCTTAATCGGGCGCGAGACCAGGCAATTTATCTGACGCCGGAGCAGGCTTGGGGGCTTAAGGTTTGGCGCGAAAAGCCGACACATGGTTCGATTGAGCAGTCGCTTGCATTCCACGATGATTATTACGCCATGCTGCGACAGATGCTTGAGATTGTCGAGAAACGCCATGGCGCGTTCGTCGTGCTGGATGTTCACAGCTACAATCACAGGCGCGGCGGTGCGGATGCAGAGCCAACGAACCCCCACGATGCTCCCGATATCAATATCGGCACCATCTCCATGGACCGGGCGCGTTGGGCCGATGTGGTCGATACTGTGATAGATCATTTCAGCGCCGCGAAGATTGGCGGACGTCAGCTGGACGTTCGAGAAAATATTGCCTTTCAGGGAAAGGGTGAACAGACCCGTTTCATTCACGAAAATTTCCCGCAAAACGGCTGCGCCCTCGCGATCGAATTCAAGAAAATATTCATGGACGAATGGACGGGACAGCCCCACCCGCAGATTATACGCGACATCAGCAACGCGATGACCGCGCTTGAGGCGAAACTGGAGGATTTGCTGAGGGCGCGGACGTGA
- a CDS encoding flavohemoglobin expression-modulating QEGLA motif protein: MNAAGARQRVATSDILDEVVACLNAGKAIRTDIGTDGRLHMDRPLPFLCLHLTAGTKNLAARDIASAHASYLIASSLAEAMPILTVIGAEMEKRFGTFMVLDVGELEHDILLADDSPFLPHYEVAVSSTAEPVTHDSKRVFIKAVCDAEIRFRTPHITRPDDEHDPIAAFKNAGLDYPVISVRFAPIYRQPESGADYPGLRETMIADLFDAGLRAFAAFSTKTQALTISSHRALGRKAFVDAVRRADRSIDDIAASFDFLLSVTPINARQALKDFRENGFEYAPHFLYRPLSVDVEEQKRKLYSVAFDHLEDPVLYNLYREKQQEIDLQLSMLAHLHRRQFTDFSRALYGSVEPQLLSLARDVLKRCPRPGDVEDIAMVDCYEVVKSARQMVDDYHAENPLFKARVEIRDDLPPGLMVTGEKLLISRHTVMERRRLDALLHHEIGVHLLTYFNGSAQGLRLFRTGLSGYEGVQEGLAVMAEYLAGGMTRERLRLIAARVVGCAAMLDGAGFVETFRMMTREHGFEEANAFNMVLRIYRGGGLSKDAIYLRGLSEILEHLRKGGALDPFWMGKISAAHFPVMQELALRGLLHPPGIRPAFLAPAKASERLEKIRSGLSIAEMATL, encoded by the coding sequence GTGAATGCAGCTGGGGCAAGACAGCGGGTCGCTACGTCTGATATTCTGGACGAGGTCGTGGCATGTCTCAACGCGGGAAAAGCCATCCGCACGGATATCGGCACCGATGGACGTCTGCATATGGACAGGCCGCTGCCATTCCTTTGCCTGCACCTGACCGCCGGGACCAAAAATCTGGCGGCCAGAGATATCGCGTCGGCCCATGCGTCCTATCTTATTGCGTCCAGCTTGGCCGAAGCGATGCCAATCCTGACGGTTATTGGGGCGGAGATGGAGAAACGGTTCGGGACCTTCATGGTGCTGGATGTGGGCGAATTGGAACACGATATCCTGCTTGCGGACGATTCACCGTTTCTGCCGCATTACGAGGTTGCGGTTTCCTCTACGGCAGAGCCAGTAACGCACGACTCGAAGCGCGTTTTCATCAAGGCTGTTTGTGACGCTGAAATTCGTTTTCGCACCCCACACATCACCCGGCCCGATGACGAGCATGACCCTATCGCCGCATTTAAGAATGCAGGGTTGGATTACCCTGTCATCAGCGTGCGTTTTGCGCCGATCTACCGTCAACCAGAATCGGGAGCGGATTATCCGGGCCTGCGTGAGACGATGATCGCCGATCTTTTCGATGCAGGTCTGCGAGCGTTCGCAGCATTTTCCACGAAGACGCAAGCGCTGACCATTTCCTCGCATCGAGCGCTTGGACGAAAGGCTTTCGTGGATGCGGTGCGCCGAGCGGATCGTTCTATCGACGACATTGCCGCTTCCTTCGATTTTCTGCTCTCGGTCACACCAATCAACGCGCGACAGGCCCTCAAGGATTTCCGTGAGAACGGTTTTGAATACGCTCCGCATTTTCTATACCGCCCGTTGAGCGTCGATGTCGAAGAGCAAAAACGCAAGCTTTATTCGGTGGCCTTCGATCACCTCGAAGATCCCGTTCTCTACAATCTCTACCGCGAGAAGCAGCAGGAGATCGACCTCCAGCTCAGCATGCTGGCGCATCTGCACCGACGCCAGTTTACGGATTTCAGCCGGGCGCTGTATGGTTCTGTCGAACCTCAGCTGCTCTCCTTGGCGCGAGACGTGTTGAAGCGCTGCCCTCGCCCCGGCGATGTCGAAGATATCGCAATGGTGGATTGCTACGAGGTTGTGAAGAGCGCACGGCAGATGGTGGATGACTACCACGCGGAAAATCCGCTTTTCAAAGCGCGCGTCGAGATACGAGACGACCTGCCGCCCGGACTTATGGTGACAGGCGAAAAACTTCTGATTTCCCGCCACACCGTTATGGAGCGGCGTCGTCTGGATGCGCTGTTGCACCATGAAATTGGTGTTCACCTGCTGACCTATTTCAACGGTTCGGCCCAGGGGCTGCGGCTGTTTCGAACGGGGCTGTCAGGCTACGAAGGTGTTCAGGAAGGGCTGGCAGTTATGGCCGAATACCTTGCTGGCGGCATGACGCGCGAGAGATTGCGGCTGATTGCAGCGCGCGTGGTTGGATGCGCCGCCATGTTGGATGGCGCCGGCTTCGTCGAGACCTTCCGCATGATGACACGTGAGCATGGTTTTGAAGAGGCGAATGCCTTCAACATGGTTTTACGGATTTACCGGGGTGGCGGGCTTTCGAAGGACGCGATCTATCTGCGTGGCCTTAGTGAAATACTTGAGCATTTGCGCAAGGGCGGCGCGCTCGATCCGTTCTGGATGGGCAAGATTTCCGCCGCGCATTTTCCTGTCATGCAGGAACTGGCGTTGCGCGGCCTGCTGCATCCGCCCGGCATTCGCCCGGCATTTTTGGCGCCTGCGAAGGCGAGCGAGCGCCTTGAGAAAATACGATCAGGTTTATCGATAGCTGAAATGGCAACTTTATAA
- the pbpC gene encoding penicillin-binding protein 1C — MIKWRAFIGGFVVSAVLTGAAVYGLDRLDRAYPPPLHNAAVASQEVLDADGKLLRAFATPSGRWRLKTTAADVDPQLVRMLVAYEDQRFFDHGGVDFQALARAAGQLLTNGRIVSGASTLSMQVARLIEPRTDRSFSAKLLQMVRAWQIERRLTKAEIIDLYLNIAPYGGNLEGIRAASLAWFGKEPKRLDTGEAALLVSLPQLPEKRRPDRFPEAARMARERVLQRLAVARVVGEGEAARAAIAAVPLKRLDLPSFAPHMAEAARARFPKMDKIRSTLRLSIQSELEELARRSAQKLGDKVSVAIVMADSTTGDIMAEVGSSDFLDTNRRGWVEMTRAVRSPGSTLKPFIYGLAFENGLIAQESIIEDRPADFSGYRPRNFDMQYQGDVSIRQALQLSLNVPAVRLLDAVSPAALMVRFRRASVQMVLPKAEAPGLAIALGGAGLSLVDLVQLYAALASGGQPVKLGDGVRGAPQVLDADPLFSKAAVWNITDVLSGVLPPLGMKKRGIAYKTGTSYGYRDAWSVGFDGRYVIGVWAGRADNGSVPGLAGYVSAAPILFEAFNKSGVAITPFASPPPGASRLAYKDLPANQRRFSVTSSGLLSASRREASPQIVYPPEGARIELTGQTGNLSPLVLKLQGGRAPFHWLANGKPLPEPSRRRSSEWVPEGQGFSTLTVIDADGRASSVRIFVE; from the coding sequence ATGATCAAGTGGCGCGCGTTCATAGGCGGTTTCGTGGTATCAGCGGTGCTGACTGGCGCTGCCGTCTACGGGCTCGACCGACTGGACCGCGCCTATCCGCCGCCGCTGCACAATGCCGCTGTCGCCTCGCAGGAAGTGCTGGATGCGGATGGCAAACTGCTTCGCGCCTTCGCGACGCCGTCTGGTCGCTGGCGGCTGAAAACCACAGCTGCGGATGTTGATCCGCAGCTCGTGCGCATGCTGGTTGCCTATGAGGACCAGCGCTTTTTCGATCACGGTGGCGTCGATTTTCAGGCGCTGGCAAGGGCTGCCGGGCAGTTGCTGACCAATGGCCGCATCGTTTCTGGTGCATCGACGCTCTCCATGCAGGTCGCACGCCTGATTGAGCCGCGCACAGACCGTTCCTTCAGCGCCAAACTGCTGCAAATGGTTCGCGCATGGCAGATCGAGCGGCGATTGACCAAGGCCGAGATCATCGATCTCTACCTCAACATCGCGCCCTATGGTGGAAATCTCGAAGGTATCAGGGCCGCAAGCCTTGCATGGTTCGGTAAGGAGCCGAAGCGGCTGGATACGGGGGAGGCGGCCCTTCTGGTGTCCCTCCCACAATTGCCGGAAAAGCGCCGCCCGGATCGTTTCCCCGAGGCAGCCCGCATGGCTCGCGAGCGTGTGTTGCAACGACTTGCCGTCGCCCGCGTGGTGGGTGAGGGGGAGGCGGCCCGCGCCGCGATTGCTGCCGTGCCACTGAAGCGTCTGGACCTCCCGTCCTTTGCGCCGCATATGGCGGAAGCGGCGCGTGCCAGATTTCCCAAAATGGACAAGATACGCTCGACCCTGCGCCTCTCAATTCAAAGCGAACTGGAAGAGCTCGCCCGTCGGTCCGCCCAGAAACTCGGAGACAAAGTCTCTGTCGCCATTGTCATGGCGGATAGCACCACCGGCGACATCATGGCCGAAGTCGGCTCGTCCGATTTCCTCGATACCAACCGTCGTGGCTGGGTGGAAATGACGCGCGCTGTGCGGTCTCCGGGCTCGACACTCAAGCCTTTCATCTATGGCCTTGCCTTCGAAAATGGCCTCATCGCGCAGGAAAGCATCATCGAAGACCGCCCGGCCGATTTTTCCGGTTATCGCCCGCGTAATTTCGACATGCAGTATCAGGGCGATGTCAGCATTCGCCAGGCCTTGCAACTCTCACTCAATGTGCCCGCTGTACGCCTGCTGGATGCCGTCAGTCCCGCAGCGCTGATGGTCCGCTTTCGCCGCGCATCGGTGCAGATGGTGCTCCCAAAAGCCGAAGCGCCGGGGCTTGCCATCGCGCTCGGTGGCGCGGGTCTGTCGCTGGTTGATCTCGTCCAGCTTTATGCGGCGCTCGCCAGTGGCGGTCAGCCGGTGAAGCTTGGCGATGGCGTGCGTGGTGCACCGCAGGTGCTGGATGCTGACCCTCTGTTTTCGAAAGCGGCTGTCTGGAACATCACCGATGTGCTGTCCGGCGTCCTGCCGCCGCTCGGCATGAAAAAACGCGGTATCGCTTATAAAACCGGCACGTCCTATGGCTATCGCGACGCATGGTCGGTGGGTTTCGATGGGCGTTACGTCATCGGCGTTTGGGCCGGGCGTGCCGATAATGGTTCCGTCCCCGGTCTTGCGGGTTATGTCTCTGCCGCCCCCATTCTGTTTGAGGCCTTCAATAAATCCGGCGTCGCCATTACCCCATTTGCCTCCCCGCCGCCGGGGGCATCTCGCCTCGCCTACAAAGACCTGCCCGCCAACCAGCGCCGCTTCAGCGTAACCTCGTCCGGTCTCCTCTCAGCATCCCGCCGTGAAGCCTCTCCGCAAATCGTTTATCCACCCGAAGGTGCACGCATCGAGCTCACCGGCCAGACAGGCAACCTTTCGCCACTCGTGCTGAAACTGCAAGGCGGCCGGGCGCCCTTCCACTGGCTCGCCAATGGCAAACCTTTGCCAGAACCCTCCCGTCGCCGCAGCAGCGAATGGGTGCCAGAAGGTCAAGGCTTTTCCACCCTCACCGTCATCGACGCCGATGGCCGCGCATCGAGCGTGCGGATTTTCGTGGAATAG